In Lysinibacillus sp. FSL M8-0337, the following proteins share a genomic window:
- a CDS encoding iron ABC transporter permease, with translation MSRAFLAYITAITLLLVSIWCGVSIGSVHIPFEVFWNRAADETAANILWKIRLPRVLLAGLVGASLAIAGAAFQGLLKNPLADPYTLGVSSGASVGAVVTLFFGISMPVVGLYALPTLSMVGAVLTMVAVMSFARIVDRALKMETLILTGVIFSSFLGSLISLMIALSGEELRQVIGWLLGSVSMRGWPYVQMITPFVVIGSAILWTQRRELNVLLYGEERAKHLGVNVKRSKYLILVGGSMLTGAAVAVSGTIGFVGLVVPHMTRMVWGSDHRHLLPLSFINGATLLIICDLVARTIIIPRELPIGVITAFIGAPVFSYIFYKQRRSKGVRV, from the coding sequence GTGAGTAGAGCATTTTTAGCCTATATTACAGCCATTACGTTACTTCTTGTTAGCATCTGGTGTGGCGTATCAATAGGCTCGGTTCATATTCCATTTGAAGTATTTTGGAATAGGGCGGCAGATGAAACAGCCGCTAATATTTTATGGAAAATTAGGTTGCCACGCGTATTGCTGGCAGGACTTGTTGGCGCATCGTTGGCGATTGCAGGGGCAGCCTTCCAAGGATTGTTAAAGAATCCATTGGCAGATCCTTATACGCTAGGTGTATCTTCGGGAGCGTCAGTAGGTGCTGTGGTGACATTATTTTTTGGTATCTCGATGCCTGTTGTCGGACTGTATGCATTACCAACGCTTAGTATGGTGGGTGCGGTACTAACAATGGTAGCTGTCATGAGCTTTGCCAGAATAGTCGACCGCGCACTGAAAATGGAAACACTTATTTTAACAGGGGTTATTTTTAGTTCTTTTTTAGGGTCTCTTATTTCCTTAATGATTGCATTATCAGGTGAAGAGCTCCGCCAAGTGATAGGCTGGTTGCTTGGTTCAGTATCAATGCGGGGCTGGCCGTATGTGCAGATGATTACACCATTTGTTGTTATAGGTTCTGCTATTCTGTGGACGCAAAGACGAGAGCTCAATGTTCTATTATACGGAGAAGAACGTGCGAAGCATTTAGGTGTCAATGTAAAGCGTAGTAAATATTTAATTTTAGTAGGGGGCTCCATGCTGACTGGTGCGGCTGTTGCTGTTTCTGGAACAATCGGTTTTGTCGGTTTAGTTGTGCCACATATGACACGTATGGTTTGGGGTTCGGATCACCGTCATCTATTGCCGTTATCATTTATCAATGGCGCAACATTGTTAATTATTTGTGATTTAGTGGCGCGGACAATCATTATCCCACGTGAATTACCAATAGGCGTTATTACTGCATTTATTGGTGCGCCTGTCTTTTCTTATATTTTCTATAAGCAACGTAGAAGCAAGGGGGTACGTGTATGA
- a CDS encoding RidA family protein, which translates to MKKVLIEQEPIGHYTPGMISNGNLYISGQTSVNPATGKPAIGGIHAETFMALQKMEVVLQASGLTKEAVVMCRVYITSADLWADVNEAYAQFFGSHKPARAIIPIKELSHGCLIELEAIAELKG; encoded by the coding sequence ATGAAGAAAGTTTTGATAGAACAAGAGCCAATCGGGCATTATACACCAGGCATGATTAGTAACGGGAATTTATATATATCGGGGCAAACTTCAGTCAATCCAGCTACAGGCAAACCTGCAATTGGTGGCATTCACGCTGAAACATTCATGGCTCTTCAAAAGATGGAAGTCGTGCTTCAAGCAAGCGGTCTTACGAAGGAGGCTGTTGTTATGTGTCGCGTTTATATAACATCTGCTGATTTATGGGCGGACGTAAATGAAGCTTATGCACAATTTTTCGGTAGTCATAAGCCTGCCCGCGCCATTATCCCCATTAAAGAATTAAGCCATGGCTGCTTAATTGAATTAGAAGCAATTGCAGAACTTAAAGGTTAG
- a CDS encoding DUF1934 domain-containing protein: protein MNEEKSQVNIKLISTIRPIDGESETLEMWLDGQLINKADSLYLKYEEMQDDKTIRTTMKLDTERALIMRAGAVKMRLPLNIFEQQIGHYESELGSMPLVTQTKNMLFTRHEMRGEFHVQYDLLMGGQNVGNYTLDITFTEVQ from the coding sequence GTGAACGAAGAAAAATCGCAGGTGAACATTAAGCTCATTTCGACGATTCGTCCGATTGATGGGGAGTCCGAAACCTTGGAAATGTGGTTGGATGGGCAGCTAATCAATAAAGCTGATTCCCTATATTTAAAATATGAAGAGATGCAGGATGACAAAACGATCCGCACGACGATGAAGTTAGACACGGAACGGGCACTTATTATGCGCGCTGGAGCAGTAAAAATGCGCTTACCACTCAATATTTTTGAACAACAAATTGGCCATTATGAAAGTGAATTAGGTTCGATGCCACTCGTAACACAAACAAAAAACATGCTATTTACTAGACATGAAATGCGCGGAGAGTTTCATGTGCAATACGATTTATTAATGGGTGGACAAAACGTTGGCAATTATACATTAGACATTACATTTACGGAGGTACAATGA
- the bioF gene encoding 8-amino-7-oxononanoate synthase, with translation MDDRFRRNLQVIEEQGLTRKLRSFSTGNESEVVMNGKKFLLFSSNNYLGLATDSRLKKKATEGISKYGTGAGGSRLTTGNFDIHEQLESEIAAFKKSEAAIVFSSGYLANVGVISSVMKAGDTIFSDAWNHASIIDGCRLSKAKTIVYEHADMVDLERKLRQSHGDGMKLIVTDGVFSMDGDIAPLPKIVELAKEYKAYIMIDDAHATGVLGNDGRGTADYFGLKEEIDFTVGTLSKAIGAEGGFVSMSSIAKNYLLNNARSFIFQTALSPSAIEAAREGISIIQNEPERRKQLLKNAQYLRLKLEESGFVIKEGETPIISLIIGGSHEAMQFSAKLMDEGVFIPAIRPPTVPKGSSRLRITVMATHTIEQLDMVISKIKKIGKEMGIV, from the coding sequence ATGGATGATCGCTTTCGAAGGAACCTACAAGTAATAGAAGAACAAGGATTGACAAGGAAGTTACGTTCATTTTCAACTGGAAATGAAAGCGAGGTAGTGATGAATGGTAAGAAATTTCTGCTGTTTTCATCGAATAACTACTTAGGCCTTGCAACAGATAGTCGGTTGAAAAAGAAAGCAACTGAAGGTATTAGTAAATACGGGACAGGGGCTGGCGGTTCTCGACTTACAACCGGAAACTTCGACATTCATGAACAGCTTGAATCTGAAATTGCGGCTTTTAAAAAGTCTGAAGCGGCCATTGTTTTCAGCAGTGGGTATTTAGCGAATGTTGGTGTGATTTCAAGTGTGATGAAGGCAGGGGATACTATCTTTTCTGATGCTTGGAATCACGCGAGTATTATAGACGGTTGTCGATTAAGTAAAGCCAAAACCATTGTTTATGAACATGCGGATATGGTGGATTTAGAGCGTAAATTAAGGCAATCACATGGGGATGGAATGAAGTTAATCGTAACGGATGGCGTTTTTAGTATGGATGGTGATATTGCGCCACTTCCAAAAATAGTTGAGCTAGCCAAAGAATACAAAGCGTACATAATGATTGATGATGCCCATGCAACAGGTGTTCTTGGCAATGATGGTCGTGGTACGGCTGATTATTTTGGTTTGAAAGAGGAGATTGATTTTACAGTAGGCACGTTAAGTAAAGCAATTGGTGCAGAGGGTGGATTTGTATCGATGTCATCCATTGCTAAGAACTATTTGTTAAATAACGCCCGATCTTTTATTTTCCAAACAGCTTTATCGCCAAGTGCAATTGAAGCAGCTCGAGAAGGGATTTCCATTATACAGAATGAGCCCGAGCGGAGAAAGCAATTGCTGAAAAATGCCCAGTACTTACGTTTGAAATTAGAGGAATCTGGTTTTGTAATAAAAGAAGGGGAAACACCTATTATTTCTCTTATCATTGGTGGTTCTCATGAAGCTATGCAGTTTTCTGCGAAACTAATGGATGAAGGTGTCTTTATTCCAGCGATTCGACCACCAACAGTGCCGAAAGGGTCAAGTCGGTTGCGTATAACAGTAATGGCTACACATACAATAGAGCAGCTCGATATGGTCATTAGTAAGATTAAGAAAATAGGAAAAGAAATGGGTATTGTATAA
- a CDS encoding ABC transporter substrate-binding protein — protein MKKYWKIGLSAFLAMGLLAACGAQPKNEQSTSEQQEQQVTKQEEATFPVTIKDATGKDIVLEAPPEKIVSLIPSNTEILFGLGLDDEIVGVNDYDDYPPEAAKKEKVGSMEFNIEQIIALQPDIVFAHESGMASLDGAMDQLEAAGVKVFVVANASDFNETYTTIEQLGRATGKLPEAQKIIANMKVKVEEIQAKLQDVEPKKVFVETSDEPEIYTPGKDTFMQEMLNMIHAENIAADTTGWFKIDAEQIITKNPDVIVVTYDYVPNILTKIPQRAGFDSITAVKNKAIVQVDENLTSRQGPRLADGLEELAKAIYPEAFE, from the coding sequence ATGAAAAAGTATTGGAAGATAGGATTATCAGCATTTTTGGCAATGGGTTTACTTGCAGCATGTGGAGCACAACCGAAAAACGAGCAATCTACATCAGAACAGCAGGAGCAACAAGTAACCAAACAAGAAGAAGCAACATTTCCAGTGACAATAAAAGATGCTACTGGCAAAGATATCGTGCTAGAAGCACCGCCTGAAAAAATTGTTTCTCTTATTCCGAGTAATACAGAAATATTATTTGGGCTTGGCCTAGATGATGAAATTGTCGGCGTCAATGATTATGATGATTATCCACCGGAGGCAGCTAAAAAAGAAAAAGTCGGAAGTATGGAATTCAATATTGAACAAATTATCGCCTTACAGCCAGATATTGTGTTTGCTCATGAATCAGGAATGGCTTCTTTAGATGGAGCGATGGATCAGCTTGAAGCAGCGGGTGTAAAGGTATTTGTAGTGGCGAATGCAAGCGATTTTAATGAAACTTATACGACGATTGAGCAATTAGGACGCGCAACTGGTAAGTTACCGGAGGCACAAAAAATTATTGCTAATATGAAAGTCAAAGTGGAAGAAATCCAAGCGAAATTGCAAGATGTGGAACCAAAGAAAGTCTTTGTCGAAACGTCAGATGAGCCTGAAATCTACACACCTGGTAAGGATACATTTATGCAGGAAATGCTAAATATGATTCATGCTGAAAATATTGCAGCTGATACAACTGGTTGGTTCAAAATTGATGCGGAGCAAATTATTACAAAAAATCCAGATGTCATCGTTGTCACATACGATTATGTGCCAAATATTTTAACGAAAATTCCACAACGTGCAGGCTTTGATTCTATTACAGCTGTAAAAAATAAAGCAATTGTACAAGTAGATGAAAATTTAACAAGTCGTCAAGGCCCGCGTTTAGCAGATGGGCTTGAAGAGTTAGCGAAAGCTATCTATCCAGAGGCTTTCGAGTGA
- a CDS encoding C45 family peptidase, whose translation MYHPRLKGDAYEAGKHYAEILYKNGFRFPKVSEEKLKFGESCKHILTEFDPNVVKEIKGFAEGCHTSYEEVSSFLLSIGIFELAGQCSIFSAFNGREIIIGRNYDMLFNLKNFTESSLVCFEGRNKYVGHSDCFIGKVDGINQHGLFVGITSVPHEGIMPGLNFYFAVKYILENCCTVEEGIKVLKRFPSSVSNNYLLADPLGNMAVVEVTPNDYQVRLPTNNYIHCTNHHESTSLSESWNWSKSKERFETLDIRLKENVNKMNLSTAQSIMSETKGHVCLNLKEYNFGTLFSVVANLNTLDILRAEGQPNKAKYKSDKRLTDAVLK comes from the coding sequence ATGTATCATCCGAGATTAAAGGGAGATGCTTATGAGGCAGGAAAGCATTATGCAGAAATTCTTTATAAAAATGGATTTCGGTTTCCGAAAGTATCCGAAGAAAAATTAAAATTTGGAGAGTCATGCAAACATATTCTTACAGAATTTGATCCTAATGTTGTGAAAGAGATAAAAGGATTTGCAGAAGGCTGTCATACTTCTTATGAAGAAGTAAGTTCTTTTCTTTTAAGTATTGGGATATTTGAATTGGCCGGTCAATGTAGTATTTTCTCAGCTTTTAACGGGAGAGAAATTATTATTGGTCGAAATTATGATATGCTCTTTAATCTAAAAAATTTTACAGAGTCCTCACTTGTTTGTTTTGAAGGGAGAAATAAGTATGTAGGTCATTCAGATTGTTTTATTGGAAAAGTTGATGGTATAAATCAACATGGTTTATTTGTAGGAATTACATCAGTTCCTCATGAGGGAATTATGCCAGGATTGAATTTTTATTTTGCTGTTAAATATATTTTAGAAAATTGTTGTACTGTGGAAGAAGGCATAAAAGTGTTAAAAAGATTTCCAAGTTCGGTATCTAATAACTACTTGTTAGCAGATCCATTAGGGAATATGGCTGTTGTTGAAGTTACCCCTAATGATTATCAAGTCCGCCTTCCTACAAATAATTATATTCATTGTACAAATCACCATGAAAGTACATCACTATCTGAAAGTTGGAATTGGAGCAAATCAAAAGAACGTTTTGAAACATTAGATATACGTCTTAAAGAAAACGTCAATAAAATGAATCTTTCCACTGCACAATCAATTATGTCGGAAACCAAGGGACATGTTTGTTTAAATTTAAAAGAATATAATTTTGGTACGCTCTTCTCTGTTGTAGCAAACTTAAATACATTAGATATACTTAGAGCCGAAGGTCAACCAAACAAAGCAAAATATAAATCAGATAAACGATTGACAGATGCTGTTTTAAAATAA
- the bioW gene encoding 6-carboxyhexanoate--CoA ligase — MSETCYSIRMRAAEKNLEVGEKHISGGERIGNNVQIEPIVKQLLNKARNHSRGDADFIQITVEKLTGDQILYMPPLEITTINEVSIEKAHSEARSILTSVGVSKQAQNVAFHLLASNQNLRGAILLHSQTGLRLDNRGLKGVRVSRIDWQDANVGFNERVREALALATKVANSPYTIAELCWSDDPEYVTGYVSNHEIGYVRITPLKRAGCESGGRIFFVSDEVELESYIHYLEREPILIRGH; from the coding sequence ATGTCAGAAACGTGTTATAGCATTCGAATGCGTGCAGCTGAAAAAAATCTCGAAGTAGGAGAAAAGCATATATCTGGTGGTGAACGGATAGGAAATAATGTTCAAATAGAGCCAATTGTAAAACAGTTATTGAACAAAGCAAGAAATCATTCGCGCGGAGATGCTGACTTTATTCAAATTACCGTAGAAAAACTTACGGGTGATCAGATACTGTATATGCCACCGTTAGAAATTACGACAATTAATGAGGTTTCAATTGAAAAGGCACATAGTGAAGCTAGGAGTATATTAACCTCAGTAGGTGTTTCCAAGCAGGCTCAAAATGTTGCTTTTCATCTACTTGCTAGTAATCAAAATCTTCGTGGGGCCATCCTCCTTCATAGTCAAACTGGCTTGCGACTTGACAATCGCGGACTGAAAGGCGTTCGTGTATCACGAATCGATTGGCAAGACGCTAATGTGGGTTTCAATGAGCGTGTTCGTGAAGCGCTAGCTCTGGCAACGAAAGTGGCAAATTCTCCGTATACCATCGCAGAATTATGTTGGTCAGATGATCCAGAATATGTTACTGGCTATGTAAGTAATCATGAGATTGGTTATGTCAGAATTACGCCTTTAAAAAGGGCAGGCTGTGAAAGTGGCGGACGTATTTTTTTTGTGTCAGATGAAGTTGAGCTAGAATCCTATATACACTATTTAGAAAGAGAACCTATTCTCATTAGGGGGCATTAA
- the argS gene encoding arginine--tRNA ligase, with the protein MNAVEQVQQAIKTAIAQAVDKAGLVEAGTELTIHLETPKDKANGDYATNIAMQLTKLAKKPPRAIAEAILENLETAGTDIEKIDIAGPGFMNITVRKDFLTGVVTAILEQGADYGRSNAGAGEKVQVEFVSANPTGDLHLGHARGASVGDTLCNVLDMAGYAVSREYYINDAGNQINNLAYSLEARYKQALGLTADMPEDGYHGQDIIDIAGKLASEHGDSILSKSDEERFAFFRQHGLALELDKLKTDLANFRVNFDVWYSETSLYDNGKIEVALDKLKANGHVFEEDGATWFRSTTFGDDKDRVLIKNDGSFTYLTPDIAYHEDKIVRGFDKLINIWGADHHGYIPRMKAAIQALGYDRDTLEVEIIQMVQLYKNGEKFKMSKRTGNAVTMRELVEEVGLDAVRYFFVKTAGDSHMDFDLDLAVSQSNENPVYYAQYAHARISSILRSATEQGFATSTANLSLLTAEKEIDLLKKIGDFPKVVADAAKHRTPHRIANYIQETAAAFHSFYNAEKVLDASNKELTEARLALITAVRTTIANALRLIGVSAPEKM; encoded by the coding sequence ATGAACGCAGTAGAACAAGTACAACAAGCCATTAAAACGGCAATTGCGCAGGCTGTTGACAAAGCAGGCTTAGTCGAAGCTGGCACAGAGTTAACGATTCACCTTGAAACACCAAAAGACAAAGCAAACGGTGATTATGCAACAAATATTGCCATGCAATTAACAAAATTAGCGAAAAAGCCACCGCGTGCAATTGCAGAGGCAATTTTAGAAAACCTTGAAACAGCAGGAACTGATATCGAAAAAATCGACATCGCAGGTCCTGGTTTTATGAATATAACGGTTCGTAAAGATTTCTTAACAGGTGTTGTAACAGCTATCCTTGAACAAGGTGCTGATTATGGTCGTTCAAACGCAGGAGCTGGTGAAAAAGTGCAAGTTGAATTTGTTTCAGCAAATCCAACTGGCGACCTACACTTAGGTCATGCACGTGGAGCATCTGTAGGGGATACATTGTGTAATGTTTTAGATATGGCTGGTTATGCTGTATCTCGTGAGTACTATATTAACGATGCTGGTAATCAAATTAATAACTTGGCTTATTCACTGGAAGCGCGCTATAAGCAAGCATTAGGCCTTACTGCTGATATGCCTGAAGATGGCTATCATGGTCAAGATATTATCGACATTGCAGGTAAATTAGCGAGCGAGCATGGCGATTCGATTTTATCAAAATCAGATGAAGAACGTTTTGCATTTTTCCGTCAACATGGTCTTGCTTTAGAATTAGATAAATTAAAAACGGACTTAGCGAACTTCCGCGTGAATTTTGATGTGTGGTATTCTGAAACATCATTATATGACAACGGCAAAATCGAAGTAGCATTAGATAAATTAAAAGCGAATGGTCATGTATTTGAAGAGGACGGTGCGACTTGGTTCCGTTCAACAACATTCGGTGACGATAAAGACCGTGTCCTAATTAAAAACGATGGCTCTTTCACATATCTGACACCAGATATTGCTTACCATGAGGATAAAATTGTTCGTGGTTTCGATAAACTAATTAACATTTGGGGAGCAGACCACCACGGTTATATTCCACGTATGAAAGCGGCTATTCAAGCACTTGGCTATGACCGTGACACACTAGAAGTGGAAATTATCCAAATGGTGCAGTTATACAAAAACGGCGAGAAATTCAAAATGTCCAAACGTACAGGGAATGCTGTAACGATGCGTGAGCTGGTGGAAGAGGTTGGTCTAGATGCTGTGCGTTACTTCTTTGTGAAAACAGCTGGTGATTCACATATGGACTTTGACCTTGACTTAGCGGTTTCACAATCAAATGAAAACCCAGTGTACTATGCACAATATGCGCATGCACGTATTTCTTCTATTTTACGTTCAGCGACTGAACAAGGCTTTGCTACTTCAACAGCAAATTTAAGCCTGTTAACTGCTGAAAAAGAGATTGATTTATTGAAAAAAATTGGTGATTTCCCGAAAGTAGTGGCGGATGCTGCAAAACATCGTACACCACACCGTATCGCTAACTATATTCAAGAAACAGCAGCTGCATTCCATAGCTTCTATAACGCTGAAAAAGTGTTAGATGCATCGAATAAAGAGCTAACAGAAGCGCGTTTAGCACTGATTACAGCTGTTCGTACAACGATTGCCAACGCACTACGTCTAATTGGCGTATCTGCACCAGAAAAAATGTAA
- a CDS encoding threonine/serine dehydratase, with the protein MLTLEKIQAAKLKVAPYIYETPVIRLQGLDELLHCNVSIKAENMQKTNSFKLRGALSKLLSMPVAQLQHGVVAASSGNHGKGVAFAAQLLNIPATIVLPDSAPPIKVEGIRALGARIVQCTLAERHQVTEALSVEHGYAIVHPYDDYDIMAGQGTVALEILEQFSQVSAIVVPIGGGGLLSGVATAVKSLAPHIKIIGVEPAVVPRYSKSIQVGKRLQLAEQKSLADALLTLQPGERNFPIVEKLVDDIVRVDEVSILNGMKTLLLEGKILAEPSSAIGIGAALQGTLPITKNDHVCFLISGGNIGLNQLQRL; encoded by the coding sequence ATGCTAACGCTTGAAAAAATCCAAGCTGCCAAACTGAAAGTCGCGCCTTATATTTATGAAACACCTGTTATTCGCTTGCAAGGACTCGATGAATTATTACATTGCAACGTTTCGATAAAAGCCGAAAATATGCAAAAAACGAACTCTTTTAAATTGCGTGGGGCTCTTAGCAAACTGCTGTCAATGCCAGTTGCACAATTACAACACGGCGTTGTTGCAGCTTCCTCTGGTAATCATGGCAAAGGCGTTGCTTTCGCGGCTCAACTATTAAATATTCCAGCAACCATCGTTTTACCCGATTCAGCGCCACCTATCAAAGTCGAAGGCATACGAGCCCTTGGTGCACGCATTGTCCAATGTACGCTTGCCGAAAGACATCAAGTGACTGAAGCACTAAGCGTAGAACATGGTTATGCCATTGTGCATCCTTATGATGATTACGATATTATGGCAGGGCAAGGGACAGTAGCATTGGAAATTTTAGAACAGTTCTCTCAGGTCAGTGCAATTGTTGTTCCTATTGGCGGTGGTGGTCTGCTAAGTGGTGTCGCGACTGCGGTAAAATCTTTAGCACCACATATCAAAATCATCGGTGTTGAACCAGCAGTCGTCCCACGCTATTCCAAAAGTATTCAAGTTGGTAAAAGATTGCAGTTAGCAGAACAAAAATCATTGGCTGATGCCCTATTAACTTTACAACCTGGTGAGCGAAACTTCCCGATTGTGGAAAAATTAGTTGATGACATTGTGCGTGTAGACGAGGTTTCGATACTTAACGGGATGAAGACATTGCTACTAGAAGGCAAAATATTAGCTGAACCCTCCTCTGCCATCGGTATAGGAGCAGCTCTTCAAGGCACTTTACCGATTACGAAAAACGACCATGTTTGCTTCCTTATTTCAGGTGGCAATATTGGGCTAAATCAATTACAACGTTTATAA
- a CDS encoding C45 family peptidase, translating to MNSIQASISYLKGTSYEIGRLQGEEIKKNPNAMNVILSSESIDETKYKDTKQLIDQYAPGLNEELQGFADSLNIKPSCLNFFDETLLQPGGCSLGAVLPSKTSDGKTYVLRNYDLSPAISDMRLCTTKVKGKYSHTGFSVSYFGRSEGLNEEGFCVAFASCGIPVGKHPGMKKPILKGLQFMVIVRALLENCKDVEEGIIYLGNMPIGTNMNLLLSDAKGNVALVETYDGEKVVKRGNKKSGFLIATNHAVMPKIMKLEDGKLEQSEIRYNFLKNNLESNDFFTKNKLQQLMFNEYPNGVTVHNFEENFGTVHSILFNLNDKQLDISFGSPINNKIYKLKVGETLPFNELEVFIENSNYGPNFWKLIK from the coding sequence ATGAATTCAATTCAAGCTTCTATTTCTTATCTTAAAGGCACCAGTTATGAAATTGGTAGACTGCAAGGAGAGGAAATAAAAAAGAATCCTAATGCAATGAATGTCATTTTATCATCTGAATCAATAGATGAAACAAAATATAAGGATACGAAACAACTAATTGATCAATATGCTCCTGGTTTAAACGAAGAGCTACAAGGATTTGCAGATTCATTAAATATAAAGCCTAGTTGTCTTAACTTTTTTGATGAAACTTTACTACAACCAGGAGGATGTAGTTTAGGCGCTGTTTTACCATCTAAAACAAGTGATGGTAAAACCTATGTCCTTAGAAATTACGATTTGTCACCAGCTATATCTGATATGAGACTTTGTACAACTAAGGTAAAAGGGAAATACAGTCATACGGGATTCTCCGTTTCTTACTTTGGTCGAAGTGAAGGCTTAAATGAAGAGGGATTCTGTGTAGCTTTTGCCTCATGCGGTATTCCAGTTGGAAAACATCCAGGAATGAAAAAGCCTATCCTAAAAGGACTTCAGTTTATGGTAATAGTAAGAGCTTTACTTGAAAATTGTAAAGATGTTGAGGAAGGAATTATTTATTTAGGGAATATGCCTATTGGAACAAATATGAATTTGCTACTGTCAGATGCCAAAGGTAATGTAGCTTTAGTAGAAACGTATGATGGAGAAAAGGTCGTAAAAAGGGGCAATAAAAAATCAGGATTTCTGATTGCAACTAATCATGCTGTAATGCCAAAAATAATGAAGCTTGAAGACGGAAAATTAGAACAATCTGAAATACGTTATAATTTTTTGAAAAATAACTTAGAGAGTAATGATTTTTTTACAAAGAATAAATTACAACAATTAATGTTTAATGAATACCCTAATGGTGTAACAGTGCACAATTTCGAAGAAAATTTCGGAACTGTTCATTCTATTCTATTTAATCTTAACGACAAACAATTAGATATTTCTTTTGGTTCCCCTATAAATAATAAAATCTATAAATTAAAAGTAGGAGAAACCTTGCCTTTTAATGAATTAGAAGTTTTCATTGAGAACTCAAACTATGGACCAAACTTCTGGAAGTTAATCAAATAA
- a CDS encoding diguanylate cyclase produces MLLHIYVSFCITFTLVILTYWPFTHPTRRKSFIKDFKPILVGIIFGMTGLVLSAISLRFLQGTLINIHIVPLLYSGLIGGPWSIIISGAIMGVGSLYIIPTQSLLSISSLSNINLIVLSIILALVACKKPITLHTLTTYFFSVMAEIIVMLVLVICLPPILKIETILGFIAYALFTFFTIFTVIKRLQATSEKVQLIYRLKEKDYLTQLPNNLAIRSFAQEMVLETDNFSVLHFDVDNMKDINIKYGHLAGDGIIKQLATIIHHYIEKKNGMAARVAGEEFYIILKDAPPAIALYHAEKLRHVIAHHSFKINDRQTTPLTVSIGISSSPDNAVDFDELAIIATQVTTEVKALGGNQVVHANNSEFHKGC; encoded by the coding sequence ATGTTACTTCATATTTATGTCAGCTTTTGTATTACCTTTACTTTAGTTATTTTAACGTATTGGCCATTTACTCATCCGACTCGAAGAAAATCATTTATCAAAGATTTTAAACCAATTTTAGTCGGCATTATTTTTGGTATGACAGGCCTTGTATTAAGTGCTATATCGTTACGTTTTTTACAAGGGACGCTTATAAACATTCATATTGTACCGCTACTTTATAGCGGACTGATTGGTGGTCCGTGGTCAATTATAATAAGCGGTGCAATCATGGGTGTAGGAAGTCTCTATATCATTCCTACACAATCTTTATTGTCCATATCAAGTTTATCAAACATTAATTTAATCGTTCTTTCGATTATTCTTGCCCTTGTCGCTTGTAAAAAGCCTATTACACTTCACACTTTAACAACTTATTTTTTTAGTGTCATGGCAGAAATTATTGTAATGCTCGTACTAGTAATCTGCTTGCCACCTATACTGAAAATAGAGACCATTTTAGGATTCATTGCCTACGCTCTTTTTACATTTTTTACAATTTTCACAGTGATTAAACGTTTACAAGCGACCAGTGAAAAAGTACAGCTCATTTATCGACTTAAGGAAAAAGACTATTTAACACAGCTACCAAATAATTTGGCGATACGATCATTTGCACAAGAAATGGTACTAGAAACGGACAATTTTTCTGTACTTCATTTTGATGTCGACAATATGAAAGATATAAATATTAAGTATGGCCATTTAGCTGGCGATGGGATTATTAAGCAACTCGCTACTATTATTCATCACTATATTGAAAAGAAAAACGGAATGGCCGCACGTGTTGCTGGTGAGGAGTTTTATATTATTTTAAAAGATGCCCCACCTGCTATCGCCCTCTATCATGCTGAAAAACTAAGACATGTAATTGCACATCACTCTTTTAAAATTAATGACAGGCAAACTACGCCATTGACCGTTTCTATTGGTATTAGTTCAAGTCCTGATAACGCTGTAGACTTTGATGAACTTGCCATTATTGCCACACAGGTTACTACAGAAGTGAAAGCTTTAGGTGGCAATCAAGTAGTACATGCCAACAATAGTGAATTTCATAAAGGATGCTAA